One Streptomyces sp. B21-105 genomic region harbors:
- a CDS encoding LacI family DNA-binding transcriptional regulator — translation MTASPAPRVTIKDVAARAGVSKGAVSLAFNRKPGLSEATRDRIFTAARELGWEPNLTARSLSSSRVDVVGLAICRPARMLGLEPFYMDFVSGVESVLTEHSCSLLLRLVRSVEEEAGLQESWWRGRQVGGSILVDFRADDPRPAAVERLGMPVVAVGHPSLTGGLTSVWTDDATAVTEAVRYLAALGHRRIARVGGAAALGHTVVRTAAFDAAARRLGLAGARQVATDYSGEAGARATRSMLTAAPSDRPTAIVYDNDIMAVAGLAVAAEMGLAVPGDVSLLAWDDSQLCRLTHPTLSAMSHDVHGFGAEAARTLFGVLTGAGPRSHPVPTPVLTPRGSTAPPRA, via the coding sequence ATGACGGCGTCCCCCGCCCCCCGCGTCACCATCAAGGACGTCGCCGCGCGCGCGGGGGTGTCCAAGGGCGCGGTGTCCCTCGCCTTCAACCGCAAGCCGGGACTGTCCGAGGCGACCCGGGACCGGATCTTCACGGCGGCGCGGGAGCTGGGCTGGGAGCCGAACCTCACGGCCCGGTCGCTGTCGAGCTCACGGGTGGACGTGGTGGGGCTCGCGATCTGCCGGCCGGCCCGGATGCTGGGCCTCGAGCCGTTCTACATGGACTTCGTCTCCGGGGTCGAGAGCGTGCTGACCGAGCACTCCTGCTCGCTGCTGCTGCGGCTGGTGCGCAGCGTCGAGGAGGAGGCGGGGCTGCAGGAGTCGTGGTGGCGGGGCCGGCAGGTCGGCGGGTCGATCCTGGTGGACTTCCGGGCGGACGATCCCCGGCCGGCGGCGGTCGAGCGGCTCGGGATGCCGGTGGTCGCCGTCGGGCATCCGTCGCTGACCGGCGGCCTGACGTCGGTGTGGACCGACGACGCGACGGCCGTGACGGAGGCGGTGCGCTATCTCGCGGCGCTCGGGCACCGGCGGATCGCCCGGGTGGGGGGTGCGGCCGCGCTCGGGCACACGGTGGTGCGCACGGCCGCGTTCGACGCGGCGGCGCGCCGTCTCGGGCTGGCCGGCGCCCGGCAGGTCGCCACGGACTACTCCGGGGAGGCGGGGGCGCGGGCCACCCGGTCGATGCTGACCGCCGCCCCGTCTGACCGCCCTACCGCAATCGTTTACGACAACGACATCATGGCGGTGGCCGGGCTGGCGGTGGCGGCCGAGATGGGGCTCGCAGTGCCGGGTGACGTCTCCCTGCTCGCCTGGGACGACTCGCAGCTGTGCCGGCTCACCCATCCGACGCTCTCCGCGATGAGCCATGACGTGCACGGATTCGGCGCGGAGGCCGCGCGGACGCTGTTCGGGGTGCTCACGGGGGCGGGTCCCAGGTCGCATCCGGTGCCGACTCCGGTGCTCACGCCGAGGGGTTCGACGGCCCCGCCGCGGGCCTGA